A single genomic interval of Acidovorax sp. 1608163 harbors:
- a CDS encoding 3-deoxy-7-phosphoheptulonate synthase: MSVQANPTSDAWYRSVDKTSQTDDERIKDITVLPPPEHLIRFFPISNTPVEGLISQTRKNIHNIMAGQDDRLLVIIGPCSIHDPVAALDYARRLKVVREQYKDMLEIVMRVYFEKPRTTVGWKGLINDPYLDETYRIDEGLRIARQLLIDINRLGMPAGSEFLDVISPQYIGDLISWGAIGARTTESQVHRELASGISAPIGFKNGTDGNIRIATDAIQSASRGHHFLSVHKNGQVAIVNTNGNKDCHVILRGGKTPNYDAASVAVACKDLEAAKLPATLMVDCSHANSSKQHERQLDVARDIGGQIASGSRSVFGVMIESHINAGAQKFTPGKDDACALEYGKSITDACLGWDDSLAALADLSAAVQARRAR; this comes from the coding sequence ATGAGCGTGCAAGCCAATCCCACCAGCGATGCCTGGTACCGCAGCGTCGACAAAACCAGCCAGACCGACGACGAACGTATCAAGGACATCACCGTGTTGCCTCCTCCAGAGCATCTGATCCGCTTTTTCCCCATCAGCAATACGCCGGTGGAAGGGCTCATCAGCCAGACCCGCAAGAACATCCACAACATCATGGCCGGCCAGGACGACCGCCTGCTGGTCATCATTGGCCCTTGCTCCATCCACGACCCTGTGGCCGCGCTCGACTACGCCCGCCGCCTGAAGGTGGTGCGTGAGCAGTACAAGGACATGTTGGAGATTGTGATGCGCGTGTACTTCGAAAAGCCTCGCACCACCGTGGGCTGGAAGGGCCTGATCAACGACCCCTACCTCGATGAAACCTACCGCATCGACGAAGGCCTGCGCATCGCGCGCCAGTTGCTCATCGACATCAACCGCCTGGGCATGCCTGCGGGCAGCGAGTTCCTGGATGTGATCTCGCCCCAGTACATCGGTGACCTTATCAGCTGGGGCGCCATCGGCGCACGCACCACCGAAAGCCAGGTGCACCGCGAGCTGGCCTCGGGCATCTCGGCACCCATTGGCTTCAAGAACGGCACGGACGGCAACATCCGCATCGCCACCGACGCCATCCAATCGGCCAGTCGGGGCCACCACTTCCTGTCGGTGCACAAGAATGGCCAGGTGGCCATCGTCAACACCAATGGCAACAAGGACTGCCACGTCATCCTGCGCGGCGGCAAGACGCCCAACTACGACGCCGCCAGTGTGGCCGTAGCCTGCAAGGACCTGGAAGCCGCCAAACTGCCCGCCACGCTGATGGTGGACTGCAGCCACGCCAACAGCAGCAAGCAGCACGAGCGTCAGCTCGATGTAGCGCGCGACATTGGTGGCCAGATCGCCAGCGGCTCGCGCAGCGTGTTTGGCGTGATGATCGAAAGCCACATCAATGCCGGTGCGCAAAAGTTCACCCCCGGCAAGGACGATGCTTGCGCGCTGGAATACGGCAAGAGCATCACCGACGCCTGCCTGGGCTGGGACGACTCGCTGGCCGCGTTGGCCGACCTGTCGGCCGCCGTGCAGGCGCGCCGCGCACGCTGA
- the mpl gene encoding UDP-N-acetylmuramate:L-alanyl-gamma-D-glutamyl-meso-diaminopimelate ligase, whose amino-acid sequence MHIHILGICGTFMGGLAALAREAGHKVTGCDAGVYPPMSDQLRALGIELIEGFGADQLALQPDMFVVGNVVSRARLADGSPKFPLMEAILDAGLPYTSGPQWLAEHVLQSRHVLAVAGTHGKTTTTSMLSWILESAGLQPGFLIGGVPLNFGISARLGASQRPQPGPGAQGQRPLFVIEADEYDTAFFDKRSKFVHYRPRTAVLNNLEFDHADIFDDLAAIERQFHHLVRTVPPSGRVVANGLEESLTRVLNTGCWSQVSSFGATVSDFSAEGNPQAFDVLHQGAKVARVEWALTGVHNQLNALAAIAAAHDVGVAPAVAAAALGQFENVKRRMELRGTVRGIAVYDDFAHHPTALRTTLDGLRRSLSPEARILAVFEPRSNTMKLGAMKSQLPWALEPADLAFCHTAGLDWDAAAALAPLGVGPGQRAQTAPDIATLVTQVTQAARPGDHIVCMSNGGFGGIHARLLESLRG is encoded by the coding sequence ATGCACATACACATTCTCGGAATTTGCGGAACCTTCATGGGCGGCCTGGCGGCTCTGGCCCGCGAGGCAGGGCACAAGGTCACGGGCTGCGATGCCGGGGTCTACCCCCCCATGAGCGACCAGCTGCGCGCCCTGGGCATTGAGCTGATCGAAGGCTTTGGCGCCGACCAGCTTGCGCTGCAGCCCGACATGTTTGTGGTGGGCAACGTGGTCAGCCGCGCCCGGCTGGCCGATGGCAGCCCGAAGTTTCCGCTGATGGAAGCCATTTTGGATGCGGGACTGCCTTACACCAGCGGCCCCCAATGGCTGGCCGAGCATGTGCTGCAAAGCCGCCATGTGCTGGCCGTGGCGGGCACGCATGGCAAGACCACGACCACCTCCATGCTCTCGTGGATTCTGGAAAGCGCCGGATTGCAGCCTGGCTTCCTGATCGGCGGGGTGCCGCTGAACTTCGGCATCTCGGCCCGGCTGGGCGCCAGCCAGCGCCCTCAGCCCGGCCCGGGCGCGCAAGGCCAACGCCCACTGTTCGTGATCGAGGCCGACGAGTACGACACCGCCTTCTTCGACAAGCGCAGCAAGTTTGTGCACTACCGCCCCCGCACGGCGGTGCTGAACAACCTGGAGTTTGACCACGCCGACATTTTTGATGACTTGGCCGCCATCGAGCGCCAGTTCCACCACCTGGTGCGCACCGTGCCGCCTTCGGGCCGCGTGGTGGCCAATGGGCTGGAAGAAAGCCTGACCCGCGTGCTGAACACTGGCTGCTGGAGCCAGGTGAGCAGCTTTGGAGCCACCGTGAGCGACTTCAGCGCCGAGGGCAACCCGCAGGCTTTTGATGTGCTGCACCAAGGCGCCAAGGTGGCGCGGGTGGAGTGGGCGCTGACCGGCGTGCACAACCAGCTCAACGCCCTGGCTGCCATTGCAGCGGCGCACGATGTGGGGGTGGCGCCCGCAGTGGCCGCTGCGGCCCTGGGCCAGTTTGAGAACGTGAAGCGCCGCATGGAGCTGCGCGGCACGGTGCGCGGCATTGCCGTGTACGACGACTTTGCCCACCACCCCACGGCCCTGCGCACCACACTGGACGGGCTGCGCCGCAGCCTGAGCCCTGAGGCACGCATCCTGGCCGTGTTCGAGCCCCGCAGCAACACCATGAAGCTGGGCGCCATGAAAAGCCAACTGCCCTGGGCGCTGGAGCCTGCCGACCTGGCGTTTTGCCACACCGCCGGGCTGGACTGGGATGCCGCCGCCGCCCTCGCCCCGCTGGGCGTAGGCCCCGGCCAGCGCGCCCAAACCGCGCCAGACATTGCCACACTGGTCACGCAGGTCACCCAAGCAGCCCGCCCGGGCGATCACATCGTGTGCATGAGCAATGGCGGCTTCGGCGGCATCCACGCGCGCCTGCTGGAATCGCTGAGGGGTTAA
- a CDS encoding aldehyde dehydrogenase family protein, whose translation MKQNLIGGQWTEGVRTYQNTNPSDTRDMIGDYAVASREQALEAVAAAHAAFPAWSLSTPQQRFDILDAVGNEIIARKAELGDLLAREEGKTLPEAIGEVGRAAAIFKFFAGEALRPGGEVLPSVRPGVGVEITREPLGVIGLITPWNFPIAIPAWKIAPALAYGNTVVFKPAEVVPGSAWALADILHRAGLPAGVFNLVMGRGSEVGAVLLEDERIAGVSFTGSVGTGQRVAAACVGRGAKVQLEMGGKNPFVVLDDADLNVAVGAALNSGFFSTGQRCTASSRVIVTEGIHDRFVAAMVEKMKTLKVDDARKAGTDIGPVVDDRQLAQDLEYIAIGQKEGAKLHGGEALATNADGAPGYYLRPALFTETTPEMRINREEIFGPVVSVQRVKGYDEALALANDTPFGLASGIATTSLKHATHFKRHAQAGMVMVNLPTAGVDYHVPFGGRKGSSYGSREQGRYAAEFYTTVKTAYTQA comes from the coding sequence ATGAAACAAAACCTCATCGGCGGCCAATGGACCGAAGGCGTCCGCACCTACCAAAACACCAACCCGTCTGACACCCGCGACATGATCGGCGACTACGCCGTCGCCAGCCGCGAGCAGGCGCTGGAAGCCGTGGCCGCCGCACATGCCGCCTTCCCGGCATGGAGCCTGTCCACACCCCAGCAGCGCTTTGACATCCTGGACGCTGTCGGCAACGAAATCATCGCCCGCAAGGCCGAACTGGGCGACCTGCTGGCCCGTGAGGAAGGCAAGACCTTGCCCGAAGCCATTGGCGAAGTGGGCCGCGCTGCGGCCATCTTCAAGTTCTTCGCCGGTGAGGCCCTGCGCCCCGGTGGCGAGGTGCTGCCCTCGGTGCGCCCTGGCGTGGGCGTGGAAATCACCCGCGAGCCTCTGGGCGTGATCGGTCTGATCACCCCCTGGAACTTCCCCATCGCCATTCCTGCGTGGAAGATTGCCCCGGCCCTGGCCTACGGCAACACCGTGGTGTTCAAGCCCGCAGAAGTGGTGCCCGGCTCGGCCTGGGCGCTGGCCGACATCCTGCACCGCGCAGGTCTGCCCGCAGGCGTGTTCAACCTGGTGATGGGCCGTGGCTCTGAAGTGGGCGCCGTGCTGCTTGAAGACGAGCGCATCGCAGGTGTGAGCTTCACCGGCTCTGTCGGCACCGGCCAGCGCGTGGCCGCTGCCTGTGTGGGCCGTGGCGCCAAAGTGCAGCTGGAGATGGGCGGCAAGAACCCCTTTGTGGTGCTGGACGATGCCGACCTGAACGTGGCCGTGGGCGCTGCGCTGAACAGCGGCTTCTTCTCCACCGGCCAGCGCTGCACCGCCAGCAGCCGCGTGATCGTGACCGAAGGCATCCATGACCGCTTCGTGGCCGCCATGGTCGAGAAGATGAAGACCCTGAAGGTGGACGATGCCCGCAAGGCTGGCACCGACATCGGCCCTGTGGTAGACGACCGCCAGCTGGCGCAAGACCTGGAGTACATCGCCATCGGCCAGAAGGAAGGCGCCAAGCTGCACGGCGGCGAAGCCCTGGCCACCAACGCCGACGGCGCCCCGGGCTACTACCTGCGCCCCGCCCTGTTCACAGAAACCACGCCCGAGATGCGCATCAACCGCGAAGAAATCTTTGGCCCCGTGGTGAGCGTGCAGCGCGTCAAGGGCTACGACGAGGCCCTGGCCTTGGCCAACGACACACCTTTTGGCCTGGCCAGCGGCATTGCCACCACCAGCCTCAAGCACGCCACGCACTTTAAGCGCCACGCCCAAGCGGGCATGGTGATGGTGAACCTGCCCACCGCCGGGGTGGACTACCACGTGCCGTTCGGTGGCCGCAAGGGCAGCAGCTACGGCTCGCGCGAGCAAGGCCGCTACGCTGCCGAGTTCTACACCACCGTCAAGACGGCCTACACCCAGGCCTGA
- a CDS encoding 2-hydroxyacid dehydrogenase: MHTLNRILQAGKLVPALEQALHARYNVHRLTDEPDPAAFLAAQGAQFDAVVTSAAIGLSAQHLAALPSVKVISSFGVGLDKVPVDAAKARGIAVGYTPDVLNDCVADTAFALVLDVARRTAEADRFVRAGQWARLGGNSFGLGRKVSGARMGVVGLGRIGQTIARRGLGFDMEVRYHTRRPVAGVPWAHEPSLVELAAWCDFLVVVTSGGPATRHLINEAVLNALGARSFLVNVARGTVVDEAALIRALQDGRIAGAGLDVFENEPQVPEALLGMDNVVLLPHIASATHETRQAMGQRVMDNLEAFERTGQLVSAAY, from the coding sequence ATGCACACCTTGAACCGCATCCTCCAGGCTGGCAAATTGGTACCCGCGCTGGAACAAGCCCTGCACGCCCGCTACAACGTGCACCGCCTGACCGACGAACCCGATCCGGCCGCCTTCCTGGCTGCGCAAGGAGCACAGTTTGATGCCGTGGTCACCAGTGCAGCGATTGGCTTGTCGGCCCAGCACCTGGCCGCACTGCCCTCGGTCAAGGTGATTTCCAGCTTTGGGGTGGGCCTGGACAAGGTGCCGGTCGATGCGGCCAAGGCCCGGGGCATTGCTGTGGGCTATACCCCCGATGTGCTCAACGACTGCGTGGCCGACACCGCGTTTGCGCTGGTGCTGGACGTGGCCCGCCGCACGGCCGAGGCCGACCGCTTTGTGCGCGCTGGGCAATGGGCCCGCCTGGGTGGCAACAGTTTTGGACTGGGCCGCAAGGTCAGCGGCGCCCGCATGGGCGTGGTGGGGCTGGGCCGCATCGGGCAGACCATCGCGCGCCGCGGCCTCGGCTTTGACATGGAAGTGCGCTACCACACGCGCCGCCCCGTAGCCGGGGTGCCCTGGGCGCACGAGCCTTCGCTGGTCGAGTTGGCCGCCTGGTGCGACTTCCTGGTGGTGGTCACCTCCGGCGGCCCGGCCACCCGCCATCTCATCAACGAAGCCGTGCTCAACGCCCTGGGGGCCCGCAGCTTCCTGGTCAACGTGGCGCGCGGCACGGTGGTGGATGAAGCCGCGCTGATCCGCGCCCTGCAAGACGGCCGTATTGCCGGTGCCGGGCTCGACGTGTTCGAGAACGAGCCCCAGGTGCCCGAAGCCCTGCTGGGCATGGACAACGTGGTGCTGCTGCCGCACATTGCCAGCGCTACGCACGAAACCCGCCAGGCCATGGGCCAGCGGGTGATGGACAACCTGGAGGCGTTTGAACGCACGGGACAACTGGTCTCTGCCGCGTATTGA
- a CDS encoding nuclear transport factor 2 family protein has translation MNPFNSRWSLRCAQGVTLAAALVTAPLVAHAQASAEEQAVASVVEKLRVAMVDPDQATLTGLTSPLLSYGHSGGKVDTQASFIGALMDKSSDFVSITLSDQTISISGNVAVVRHTLAGATNDRGTPGSVTIKVLTVWQKDGGQWRLLARQAVRPT, from the coding sequence ATGAACCCATTCAATTCCCGCTGGAGCCTGCGCTGCGCACAAGGCGTGACCCTGGCCGCTGCGCTGGTCACCGCCCCCCTGGTGGCCCACGCCCAGGCTTCTGCCGAAGAACAAGCCGTGGCTTCGGTCGTAGAGAAGCTGCGCGTCGCCATGGTCGACCCGGACCAGGCCACGCTGACCGGCCTGACCAGCCCCCTGCTGAGCTATGGGCACTCGGGCGGCAAGGTAGACACGCAAGCGAGCTTCATCGGCGCGCTGATGGACAAGTCTTCTGACTTTGTCTCCATCACGCTCTCGGACCAGACCATCAGCATCTCGGGCAACGTGGCCGTGGTGCGCCACACCCTGGCGGGTGCCACCAATGACCGTGGCACCCCTGGTAGCGTCACCATCAAGGTACTGACCGTCTGGCAAAAAGATGGCGGCCAATGGCGTCTGCTGGCCCGCCAGGCCGTGCGCCCCACCTGA
- the kdgD gene encoding 5-dehydro-4-deoxyglucarate dehydratase: MSPQELKSVLQAGLLSFPLTDFDSNLRFAPKPYADRLEWLQPYGASALFAAGGTGEFFSLEPGEYSEVIKVALATCKNRTPIIAGAGGGTTLAIQYAQEAERLGAQGILLLPHYLTEASQEGLIAHVQAVCKSVKFGVVVYNRGGCRLTPASLQVLADTCPNLIGFKDGFGDIEKFVSIRQTLGDRFAYLGGLPTAELFAGAYKAMGCPVYSSAVFNFIPKTAMEFYNAHAAGDTATCDRLIRDFFIPYIALRNQGEGYAVSIVKAGATIIGHSAGPVRPPLSDLKPAEVEQLRALMAPLGPQ, translated from the coding sequence ATGTCCCCTCAAGAACTCAAAAGCGTATTGCAAGCTGGCCTGCTGTCCTTCCCGCTGACCGACTTCGACAGCAACCTGCGCTTTGCCCCCAAGCCCTACGCTGACCGCCTGGAATGGCTGCAGCCCTACGGCGCTTCGGCCCTGTTCGCCGCAGGCGGCACAGGTGAGTTCTTCTCGCTGGAGCCAGGCGAGTACAGCGAGGTGATCAAGGTGGCTTTGGCCACGTGCAAGAACCGCACCCCCATCATCGCGGGCGCTGGCGGCGGCACCACTCTGGCCATTCAATATGCACAAGAAGCCGAGCGCCTGGGCGCCCAGGGCATTTTGCTGCTGCCCCACTACCTGACAGAAGCCAGCCAGGAAGGCCTGATTGCCCACGTGCAAGCCGTGTGCAAGAGCGTGAAGTTTGGCGTGGTGGTCTACAACCGTGGCGGCTGCCGCCTGACCCCAGCCAGCCTGCAAGTGCTGGCCGACACGTGCCCCAACCTGATCGGCTTCAAGGACGGCTTTGGCGACATCGAGAAGTTCGTCAGCATCCGCCAAACGCTGGGTGACCGCTTCGCCTACCTGGGCGGCCTGCCCACCGCCGAGCTGTTTGCCGGTGCCTACAAAGCCATGGGCTGCCCCGTGTACTCGTCGGCCGTGTTCAACTTCATCCCCAAGACGGCGATGGAGTTCTACAACGCCCACGCTGCTGGCGACACCGCCACCTGCGACCGCCTGATCCGCGACTTCTTCATCCCCTACATTGCCCTGCGCAACCAAGGTGAAGGCTACGCCGTGTCGATCGTGAAGGCTGGCGCCACCATCATCGGCCACAGCGCTGGCCCCGTGCGCCCACCGCTGTCCGACCTCAAGCCCGCTGAAGTCGAGCAACTGCGCGCACTGATGGCCCCCCTGGGCCCCCAGTAA
- a CDS encoding FadR/GntR family transcriptional regulator has translation MNTEPALRRKPRTLALELVDSLGDRIRDGRLAVGDKLPTEAAIMAEFEVSRTVVREAISKLQASGLVETRHGIGTFVLGMGQNPGFKITPEQFSTLRDVIAVLELRIGLETEAAALAALRRTDANLNTMRQALNAVAQAVDEGRDAVAADFQFHLEIARATQNSHFTELMGSLGSMIIPRARLESADDQSDERRQYLRRVNGEHENIFDAIVGQDPDAARAAMRTHLANSRERRRRAQAEAS, from the coding sequence ATGAACACAGAACCCGCCCTTCGCCGCAAACCACGCACGTTGGCCCTGGAGCTGGTGGATTCCCTGGGCGACCGCATCCGTGATGGGCGTCTGGCTGTGGGCGACAAGCTGCCCACCGAGGCGGCCATCATGGCCGAGTTCGAAGTCAGCCGCACCGTGGTGCGCGAAGCCATTTCCAAGCTGCAGGCCTCGGGCCTGGTAGAGACGCGGCACGGCATTGGCACCTTTGTGCTGGGCATGGGGCAGAACCCTGGCTTCAAGATCACCCCCGAGCAATTCAGCACCCTTCGCGATGTGATTGCCGTGCTGGAGTTGCGCATCGGCCTGGAGACCGAAGCCGCCGCCCTGGCCGCCCTGCGCCGCACCGACGCCAACCTGAACACCATGCGCCAGGCCCTGAACGCTGTGGCACAGGCGGTGGACGAAGGGCGCGATGCCGTGGCAGCAGACTTTCAGTTCCACCTGGAGATTGCACGCGCCACCCAGAACAGCCACTTCACGGAATTGATGGGCTCGCTGGGCAGCATGATCATCCCGCGCGCACGGCTGGAAAGCGCCGACGACCAAAGCGACGAACGCCGCCAGTACCTTCGCCGCGTAAACGGTGAGCACGAAAATATTTTTGACGCCATCGTGGGCCAAGACCCGGATGCGGCCCGCGCCGCCATGCGCACCCACCTGGCCAATAGCCGCGAACGCCGACGCCGCGCACAGGCCGAAGCCAGCTGA
- a CDS encoding NAD(P)-dependent oxidoreductase, producing MPSHPTSIRFNRILLTGAAGGLGRELRTRLKAYCTTLRLSDIADLGDAQPAEELHPAKLEDAAAVHALLQDVDTVVHLGGVSTEQPWEPILQANIIGAYNLYEAARKQGVKRIVFASSNHVTGFYRQDEVVGLKDPARPDGLYGLSKAFGEDLSRFYFDRYGIETVCLRIGSSFPEPRNRRMLATWMSYDDLERLVVASLTAPVVGHSIIYGMGDNTTTWWDNTFARHIGYRPQDSTEPFRAKIEAADPTPDMSDPAVIFQGGPFVRTGPFE from the coding sequence ATGCCTAGTCACCCGACGTCGATCCGATTCAACCGTATCTTGCTCACTGGCGCAGCCGGTGGCTTGGGGCGCGAGCTGCGCACCCGCCTGAAGGCCTACTGCACCACGTTGCGCCTGTCTGACATTGCCGACCTGGGCGACGCCCAGCCGGCAGAAGAACTGCACCCCGCCAAGCTCGAAGACGCCGCCGCCGTGCATGCGCTGCTGCAGGACGTGGACACCGTGGTGCACCTGGGCGGCGTGTCGACCGAGCAGCCCTGGGAGCCCATCTTGCAGGCCAACATCATTGGGGCCTACAACCTGTACGAAGCGGCCCGCAAGCAGGGTGTCAAGCGCATCGTGTTTGCCAGCTCCAACCATGTCACGGGTTTTTACCGCCAGGACGAGGTGGTGGGCCTGAAAGACCCCGCCCGCCCTGACGGCCTCTATGGCCTGTCCAAGGCCTTTGGCGAAGACCTGTCGCGCTTTTACTTTGACCGCTACGGCATCGAGACCGTGTGCCTGCGCATTGGCTCGTCCTTCCCTGAGCCGCGCAACCGCCGCATGCTGGCCACCTGGATGAGCTACGACGACCTGGAGCGCCTGGTGGTGGCCAGCCTCACGGCCCCCGTGGTGGGCCACAGCATCATCTACGGCATGGGCGACAACACCACCACCTGGTGGGACAACACCTTTGCGCGCCACATTGGCTACCGCCCGCAAGACAGCACCGAGCCCTTCCGCGCCAAGATCGAAGCGGCAGACCCCACCCCTGACATGAGCGACCCGGCCGTCATCTTCCAGGGTGGCCCCTTCGTGCGCACGGGGCCTTTCGAATGA
- a CDS encoding SMP-30/gluconolactonase/LRE family protein codes for MTQPTVDILLPGHLDAVGESPVWSVAEQALYWVDIEAPALRRWSMADGQLTSWAAPERIACVALHAKGGLIAGMETGVFHVRPGAAGLLDCTLLAMVHHPEPGMRFNDGRCDRQGRFWAGTMVRDMSLARPAGGLYRTDAAGLSAPLVQGLVTQNGLGFSPDGRTMYLSDSHPTVQKIWTLPLHDDGSVGERRLFADMTDLPGRPDGAAVDAEGGYWICANDAGLVHRFTPDGRLDRSIRVPASKPSMCSFGGPNLDQLFITSIRPGQPVGDDVAHGGAVFVTRPGVCGLPETPFSSTTSGQ; via the coding sequence ATGACGCAGCCTACCGTTGACATCCTGCTGCCCGGCCACCTGGATGCCGTGGGCGAAAGCCCGGTCTGGAGCGTGGCCGAGCAAGCCCTGTACTGGGTGGACATTGAAGCCCCGGCCTTGCGCCGCTGGTCCATGGCCGATGGCCAGCTCACGAGCTGGGCTGCGCCAGAGCGCATTGCCTGCGTGGCCCTGCACGCCAAGGGTGGCTTGATTGCCGGCATGGAAACGGGCGTGTTCCATGTGCGCCCCGGCGCTGCCGGCTTGCTCGATTGCACGCTGCTGGCCATGGTGCACCACCCTGAGCCTGGCATGCGCTTTAACGACGGGCGCTGCGACCGCCAGGGCCGCTTCTGGGCGGGCACCATGGTGCGCGACATGTCGCTGGCCCGGCCTGCGGGCGGCCTGTACCGCACCGATGCCGCCGGGCTCTCAGCCCCGCTGGTGCAGGGGCTGGTCACGCAAAACGGCCTGGGCTTCAGCCCCGATGGCCGCACCATGTACCTGAGCGACAGCCACCCCACGGTGCAAAAAATCTGGACGCTGCCGTTGCACGACGACGGATCGGTGGGCGAGCGCCGCCTGTTTGCGGATATGACAGACCTGCCCGGCCGCCCCGATGGCGCGGCCGTGGACGCCGAGGGCGGCTACTGGATCTGCGCCAACGACGCAGGCCTGGTGCACCGCTTCACGCCCGATGGCCGTCTGGACCGCTCCATCCGCGTGCCAGCCAGCAAGCCCTCCATGTGCAGCTTTGGTGGCCCCAACCTGGACCAGCTCTTCATCACCTCCATCCGCCCCGGCCAGCCCGTGGGCGACGACGTGGCCCATGGCGGTGCGGTGTTCGTCACCCGCCCTGGTGTCTGCGGACTGCCCGAAACCCCTTTTTCATCGACCACATCGGGGCAATGA
- a CDS encoding TRAP transporter substrate-binding protein: protein MKFPHLLGRVTVAIGIALGSLAAQATEFRSSDIHPDDYPTVLAVRHMGEELAKATGGKHSIKVFSKGALGIEKDTIEQTKLGAIAMTRVNVAPMNNICPATMVPTMPFLFRDKEHMRKVLDGAIGDEILKDCESQGFVGLAFYDSGARSIYTAKKPVKTLADVKGMKVRVQQSDLWVSLLEAMGANATPMPFGEVYTALKTGLVDAAENNYPSYESSRHFEVAKYFNKTEHSMAPEILLFSKRVWDKLSADEQKAIRAAAKESVIYMRKLWDEREEKSLAIVKAGGAEIIEVDKTPFKTAMKPVYDKFLKDPKLQDMVKRIEAVK from the coding sequence ATGAAATTTCCACACCTGTTGGGCCGCGTCACCGTAGCCATCGGCATTGCGCTGGGCAGCCTGGCTGCGCAAGCCACCGAGTTCCGTTCCTCCGACATCCACCCCGATGACTACCCCACCGTGCTGGCCGTGCGCCACATGGGTGAAGAGCTGGCCAAGGCCACAGGCGGCAAGCATTCCATCAAGGTGTTCTCCAAGGGCGCTCTGGGCATCGAAAAAGACACCATCGAACAAACCAAGCTGGGCGCCATCGCCATGACGCGGGTGAACGTGGCACCGATGAACAACATCTGCCCCGCTACCATGGTGCCCACCATGCCCTTCCTGTTCCGCGACAAGGAACACATGCGCAAGGTGCTGGACGGTGCCATTGGCGATGAGATTCTGAAAGACTGCGAATCCCAAGGCTTTGTGGGCCTGGCGTTTTACGACAGCGGCGCGCGCTCCATCTACACGGCCAAGAAGCCTGTGAAGACCCTGGCCGACGTCAAGGGCATGAAAGTGCGCGTGCAGCAAAGCGACCTGTGGGTCTCGCTGCTCGAAGCCATGGGCGCCAACGCCACCCCCATGCCGTTTGGCGAGGTGTACACCGCGCTCAAGACCGGCCTGGTGGACGCTGCGGAAAACAACTACCCCAGCTACGAAAGCTCGCGCCACTTCGAAGTGGCCAAGTACTTCAACAAGACCGAGCACTCGATGGCGCCCGAGATCCTGCTGTTCTCCAAGCGCGTGTGGGACAAGCTCAGCGCCGATGAGCAAAAGGCCATCCGCGCTGCCGCCAAGGAATCCGTGATCTACATGCGCAAGCTGTGGGACGAGCGTGAAGAGAAGTCGCTGGCCATCGTCAAGGCCGGTGGCGCTGAAATCATCGAAGTGGACAAGACCCCCTTCAAGACGGCCATGAAGCCCGTGTACGACAAGTTCCTGAAGGACCCCAAGCTGCAAGACATGGTCAAGCGCATTGAGGCTGTGAAGTAA
- a CDS encoding TRAP transporter small permease, translating into MFNLYTRLCAFIARTCLKVGVAGMVLLVFAVLYQVIGRYIFNDTPTWAESGAVLLVLYVTMLGMAVGVRDAGHIGLESFLVLAPEWLRLKMEILIHVLVLVFGVVMAWNCGVLAESVMDYKIPTLGISEAFKYVPPAFAGVLVALFSLEHIIALVRGTEVEPAWH; encoded by the coding sequence ATGTTCAATCTCTACACGCGACTGTGCGCCTTCATTGCCCGCACCTGCCTGAAGGTCGGCGTCGCTGGCATGGTGTTGCTGGTGTTTGCGGTGCTCTACCAGGTCATTGGCCGCTACATCTTCAACGACACCCCCACCTGGGCAGAAAGCGGCGCAGTGCTGCTGGTGCTGTACGTCACCATGCTGGGCATGGCCGTGGGTGTGCGCGATGCAGGCCACATCGGCCTGGAGTCCTTTTTGGTGCTGGCGCCCGAATGGCTGCGCCTGAAGATGGAAATCCTGATCCACGTGCTGGTGCTCGTCTTTGGCGTGGTGATGGCCTGGAATTGCGGCGTGCTGGCCGAATCCGTCATGGACTACAAGATCCCCACCCTGGGCATCTCTGAGGCGTTCAAGTACGTACCGCCCGCGTTTGCCGGTGTGCTGGTGGCGCTGTTCTCGCTGGAGCACATCATTGCCCTGGTGCGCGGCACCGAGGTCGAGCCTGCCTGGCACTGA